Proteins encoded in a region of the Raphanus sativus cultivar WK10039 chromosome 8, ASM80110v3, whole genome shotgun sequence genome:
- the LOC108820476 gene encoding cysteine-rich receptor-like protein kinase 11, with the protein MNLMSLCSLLYFVLISFHVASVSAETTCVNNGGFTPNGTYDANRRLILSYLPSNVTVQKGLFYNGSIGQEPNRIYVAGMCMPGSVPADCSECIKTASNGLLQGCPNQTEAYSWPFDPTLCYVRYSNTSFLGSFDPSPGARYNINGANVTSDREEFKKIWVDLAVRMVDAVSTSKSTPSSSDNHYTANIAALNPYQNIYALLQCTPDLSSRDCRTCVRYSLNFYSDRQCCNTRQGIRFRRASCYFRIEMYNFSTASFVNFTAASPHVDDQASKINNDSKGLSVRVIVAITVATVVGVLVLLVLGYVLRLRRNSHQRTQTETDIDISTRHSSQYDFKTIEAATNNFSRSNKLGEGGFGEVYKGTLSSGTEVAVKRLSKMSGQGTREFRNEAVLVLKLQHRNLVRLLGFCLEGEEKILIYEFVPNKSLDYFLFDPEKQGQLDWTQRYKIIGGIARGILYLHQDSQLTIIHRDLKASNILLDADMNPKISDFGLCTIFGTDQTQGNTNRIAGTYAYMSPEYAMQGQFSMKSDVYSFGVLVLEIISGKKNSNVYQMDETSTAGNLVNNAWRLWRNGSPLELMDPAIGMNDQSNEVIRCIHIALLCVQDNPEDRPMLSTIILMLTSNIITPPVPQLPSFFLRNRPEFEQASEGFESSRSTAKSVSNSISDTTITELEPR; encoded by the exons atgaatCTGATGAGTTTGTGTTCACTCCTCTATTTTGTTCTCATAAGCTTCCATGTTGCTTCGGTTTCAGCAGAAACAACATGTGTCAACAATGGAGGTTTCACGCCCAACGGTACCTACGACGCAAACCGCCGTCTCATCCTCTCTTATCTTCCTTCCAACGTCACCGTTCAAAAGGGTCTCTTCTACAACGGCTCCATCGGACAAGAACCGAACCGTATCTACGTAGCAGGGATGTGCATGCCAGGATCAGTTCCAGCTGACTGTTCTGAGTGTATCAAGACCGCCTCTAATGGTTTGTTACAGGGATGTCCAAACCAAACAGAAGCGTATTCATGGCCATTTGATCCAACGCTTTGCTATGTGCGCTACTCCAACACTTCTTTCTTAGGATCTTTTGATCCAAGTCCAGGTGCTCGTTATAACATCAACGGTGCAAACGTAACCTCAGATCGAGAAGAGTTCAAGAAGATATGGGTAGACTTAGCTGTTCGTATGGTCGATGCAGTATCCACATCCAAAAGCACACCCTCCTCTAGTGATAACCATTACACAGCTAATATCGCAGCCTTGAATCCTTACCAGAATATCTATGCATTGTTGCAATGTACGCCGGATCTTTCCTCTCGTGATTGTAGGACTTGCGTGCGATACAGCTTAAATTTCTACAGCGACCGGCAATGCTGTAATACGAGGCAAGGGATCCGTTTCCGGCGGGCAAGCTGCTATTTCCGGATAGAGATGTATAACTTCTCTACGGcttcttttgttaattttacgGCGGCTTCTCCTCATGTAGATGATCAGGCCAGCAAGATCAACAATg ATAGCAAAGGACTCTCGGTTAGAGTTATCGTGGCGATTACCGTTGCAACTGTTGTTGGCGTCTTGGTACTGCTTGTTCTTGGTTATGTCCTACGCTTGAGGAGAAACTCACACCAAAGAACTCAGACTGAAA CTGATATTGATATTTCAACTAGACATTCATCACAATACGACTTTAAGACAATTGAAGCAGCTACAAACAATTTCTCCAGGAGTAATAAGCTTGGTGAAGGTGGATTCGGCGAGGTTTACAAA GGTACACTTTCAAGTGGAACTGAAGTGGCTGTGAAGCGACTGTCAAAAATGTCAGGACAAGGGACAAGAGAGTTCAGGAACGAGGCTGTTCTTGTGTTAAAACTTCAACATAGGAATCTTGTTAGGCTTCTTGGATTCTGTTTGGAAGGAGAAGAAAAGATTCTCATCTATGAGTTTGTCCCAAACAAAAGTCTTGACTATTTCTTATTTG ACCCTGAGAAGCAGGGTCAGCTAGACTGGACTCAACGTTACAAGATCATTGGAGGGATTGCTAGAGGAATTCTTTATCTTCATCAAGATTCACAGCTCACAATCATACATCGTGACCTCAAAGCAAGTAACATTCTCTTGGATGCTGATATGAACCCAAAAATTTCAGATTTTGGACTGTGTACGATCTTTGGAACTGATCAAACTCAAGGAAATACGAACAGAATTGCTGGAACCTA CGCTTACATGTCTCCTGAGTATGCAATGCAAGGCCAATTCTCCATGAAATCTGACGTTTACAGCTTTGGAGTCTTAGTTCTCGAGATTATAAGTGGAAAGAAAAACAGTAACGTCTACCAGATGGATGAAACTAGCACTGCTGGAAACTTGGTCAACAAT GCTTGGAGGCTTTGGAGAAACGGGTCACCACTAGAGCTGATGGATCCAGCCATTGGAATGAATGATCAGAGTAACGAAGTCATTAGATGCATCCATATTGCGCTCTTATGTGTTCAAGACAATCCAGAAGACCGTCCAATGTTGTCTACTATCATCTTGATGCTCACTAGCAACATAATCACTCCACCAGTGCCTCAACTACCGAGTTTTTTCCTGCGTAACAGGCCCGAGTTTGAGCAGGCATCTGAGGGATTCGAATCAAGTCGATCTACAGCAAAATCTGTTAGCAATTCTATTAGTGACACGACCATTACTGAATTAGAGCCTCGTTGA
- the LOC130498800 gene encoding cysteine-rich receptor-like protein kinase 11, with protein sequence MKELSFFSILCFVLISFDGVASFTEETCPTSNGMVFTPSGTYDANRRLILSYLPSNVTAQKGLFYNVSIGQEPNRIYATGMCIQGSDPVDCSNCITTTSDALIKNCPNQTEAYSWASSPTLCHVRYSNTSFLGSLDLSPRDSITHGANVTSDLTEFMKIWEDLAVRMVDAASTSRSTPSSSDNHYTANTAALTPFQDVYAMMQCTPDLSSSDCRTCLRQSAFEYSQPCCNTKQGTRIVRPSCYFRMEVYPFSKATFVNFTAASPPPVAVPQPPDGPANNDSKRLSTGTVVAITVATVVGVLILFVLGYVLCRRRSSHYKKTDVYRRTKPSECRRNRAIPTTFRRKWSSVSVGRKKKVRRKSIRQSDDYLTDSDEPDSDGVPTPFR encoded by the exons atgaaggagCTGAGTTTCTTTTCAATCCTCTGTTTTGTCCTCATAAGCTTCGATGGTGTTGCTTCTTTTACAGAAGAAACATGTCCCACAAGCAACGGGATGGTTTTCACGCCCAGCGGCACCTACGACGCAAACCGCCGTCTCATCCTCTCTTACCTTCCTTCCAACGTCACGGCTCAAAAGGGCCTCTTCTACAACGTCTCCATCGGACAAGAACCGAACCGTATCTACGCAACAGGAATGTGCATACAAGGATCGGATCCAGTCGACTGCTCCAACTGCATCACAACCACCTCTGATGCTTTGATAAAGAACTgtccaaaccaaaccgaagcGTATTCATGGGCAAGCAGTCCCACGCTTTGCCATGTTCGCTACTCCAACACTTCTTTCTTAGGATCGCTAGATCTAAGTCCGAGGGATAGCATCACCCACGGTGCAAACGTAACCTCAGATCTAACGGAGTTCATGAAGATATGGGAAGACTTAGCTGTCCGTATGGTTGATGCCGCATCCACGTCAAGAAGCACACCGTCCTCTAGTGATAATCATTACACGGCTAATACCGCAGCCTTGACACCTTTCCAAGATGTCTACGCAATGATGCAGTGCACGCCTGATCTTTCCTCTAGCGATTGTAGGACTTGCCTGCGACAGAGCGCGTTTGAGTACTCTCAGCCATGCTGTAATACGAAGCAAGGAACTCGTATTGTTCGGCCAAGCTGCTATTTCCGGATGGAGGTTTATCCGTTCTCTAAAGCtacttttgttaattttacgGCGGCTTCTCCTCCTCCTGTGGCTGTGCCACAGCCTCCAGATGGTCCGGCCAATAATG ATAGCAAAAGACTCTCAACTGGAACTGTCGTGGCCATTACCGTTGCAACTGTTGTTGGTGTCTTGATACTTTTTGTTCTTGGTTATGTTCTATGCCGGAGGAGAAGctcacactacaagaaaacagacgTATACCGACGGACAAAAccgtcggaatgtcgtcggaatagggctattccgacgacattccgacgAAAGTGGTCGTCGGTTTCAGTTGgtcggaaaaaaaaagttcgtCGGAAATCCATCAGACAGTCCGACGATTATCTGACGGATAGCGATGAACCCGATTCTGACGGAGTTCCGACGCCCTTCCGATAA